One segment of Bacteroidales bacterium DNA contains the following:
- a CDS encoding NAD-dependent epimerase/dehydratase family protein: MTNIIITGVAGFIGSNLAAKLLEQGHKVIGIDNLSYGFERNILPIKKHKNFIFIYGDIANPYALKGFQADVIVHLASQKIPRYTSALRTLDENYLMLRNIVHKCIEDKSKIVFASTSDVYGKNSKIPFREDSDLVLGPTNIKRWAYAASKIYGEQYIIANSEEYDLQYTITRFFGSYGINQNLTWWGGPQSVFIANALKKLPLEIHGDGKQTRTFTYVEDTVNALVHCIINPKSTNEVFNTGSKKSEEISITDLAKKIWMMINPNEEAKLNFIPYSTFGKYEDVMRRVPDISKIKEYFNFEPQWTIDEGLKITIDWQKKII, encoded by the coding sequence TGGCATCGATAATTTAAGTTATGGCTTTGAAAGGAATATCCTGCCAATTAAAAAACACAAAAACTTTATTTTCATTTATGGCGATATCGCTAACCCTTATGCTTTAAAAGGGTTCCAGGCTGATGTAATTGTTCATCTTGCTTCGCAAAAAATTCCACGGTACACTAGCGCATTAAGAACGCTGGATGAAAATTATTTAATGCTTAGAAATATTGTTCACAAATGCATTGAAGACAAATCGAAAATTGTGTTTGCATCTACGAGCGATGTTTATGGAAAAAATTCTAAAATACCATTTCGTGAAGATTCCGACCTGGTGCTGGGTCCAACAAATATTAAACGCTGGGCGTATGCCGCATCAAAAATTTATGGGGAACAATATATCATCGCCAACAGCGAAGAATATGATTTGCAATACACCATAACCCGTTTTTTTGGTTCTTACGGAATTAACCAAAACCTTACCTGGTGGGGCGGTCCGCAATCTGTTTTTATTGCAAACGCATTAAAAAAACTTCCTCTTGAAATTCATGGCGATGGAAAACAAACACGAACATTCACTTATGTTGAAGATACAGTAAATGCATTGGTACATTGTATTATCAATCCTAAATCAACAAACGAGGTTTTTAATACCGGCTCAAAAAAATCGGAAGAAATTTCAATAACAGATTTGGCTAAGAAAATATGGATGATGATAAATCCGAATGAAGAAGCCAAATTGAATTTCATTCCTTATTCTACTTTCGGGAAATATGAGGATGTGATGCGACGCGTTCCTGATATCAGCAAGATTAAAGAATATTTTAATTTTGAACCACAGTGGACAATTGATGAAGGATTGAAAATTACTATTGACTGGCAGAAGAAAATAATTTAG